The stretch of DNA ACAAGCTGCTGGGCGTGACGGCAGGCGGCCACGTGGACGCCGAGTTCATCATCGCCAGCGTGAAAGACGGCAAATACACCAAGCTGCGCGTGACCAAGGTCTTCAAGTAAAGCCGGAGCACAGGTGCGCCGAGCAACCCAGTTCGGTGGGCACCTGTGCCCTAGCCCGCCTGATCCAGAACCCACTGCCCGCGCCCTACATCCGTGTTGGGGCGCGGGTTATTTGATGAGCTTCCCTCCCTTTTTAAGTACGTCGTAGTTAACATTGCGCTTCATCCCAAACGACGGGATGAAGCTTCATTCCCACTACGAGGTACTTTCTTCGATAGTCGCTTCGCTCGGTTAATCTACAGATTAACTTCGACCTACTTAACCGCATCAGGAGAATCTGCCCTTGTCTACATTCTTGCAACAACTGTTCAATGCGCTGGCGCTGGGCGGCGTGTACGCGCTGGTGGCCCTCGGCCTGACGCTGGTCTACGGCGTGATGCGCGTGCCCAATTTCGCTCACGGCGGGCTGTACATGCTGGGCGCCTACCTCAGTTACGCTGTGCTGACCGGGCTGGGCTGGGGCTACGTGCCCGCGCTGCTCATCTCGGCGCTGGGCGTGGCGCTGCTGGCCGCCTTCATGGAGCGCGTCATCTTTTATCCGATGAGAGACGCGCCGCACGTGCATTCCATGATTGCGGCGCTGGGCATGTTGTTTTTTCTGGAAGCCGCCGTGCAACTGATCTGGGGGCCGGATTTTAAGCAAATTACTGAGCCTGTGCCCGGCATCGTGAACGTGGGCGGCGTCATCATCACCTGGCAGCGCCTGCTGGTTATCGGCGCGTCGGTGCTGACCATGATCGGCCTGAACTACTTCCTGAAGCGCACATTGACCGGGGCCACCATTGAGGCCATGAGCCAGAACCGCGAGGGGGCGCGGCTGGTGGGCGTGAATACCAACCGCGTCGGCATGCTGACCTTTGCCATTTCGGGGGCTCTGGCTGCGGCTGCCGCTACCCTGATCGCGCCCATTATTTCGGTGTCTCCCAGCATGGGCGAAGTCATGAACCTGAAGGTCTTCGCCATCATCATTCTGGGCGGCATGGGCAGTGTACCGGGGGCGATTGTAGGCGCGTTCCTGCTGGCGCTGGCCGAAGTCTTCGGCGGCTACTACATCAGCCTCGATTTCTCCGATGTGATCGGGTTTGCCATGCTGGTTCTGGTTCTGGCCATCAGGCCGCAGGGTTTGTTTAAGAGGGGAAACTGATGCTCAGCAAAACACAACCGGGAAACGCGGGAGCGGGCCGTTTCAAACTGGGCACGTGGGGCTGGGTGGCCGTGTTCGTGGTGGCCGCGCTGCTGCCGTTGCTGGGGCCCTCCGGCTACCTGCTCGATATCGGTATCAACATCATGATTTACGCCATGCTGGCCTACGGCATGAACGTGTTGCTGGGCTATACCGGGCAGTTGCCGCTGGCGCACGCGGGCTTTTTCGGCATCGGCGCGTACACGGTGGGCATCCTGACCCTCAAGGCGGGCTGGAGTTTCTGGCTGGCGTGGCCGGTGGCGGTGGCGCTGTGCGCCGTGTTGGGGCTGCTGCTGGGGCTGGTGGCCTTCCGCACCAAGGGCGACGCCTTCTCTATTTTCACCCTCGGCGTGGGCGTCATCATCATGCTGGTCATCAACAAATGGGACACGCTGACGGGCGGTAACGAAGGGTTGAACGGCATCAATCCGCCCGCAGGCTTGGAGGCCTTGTCTCAGGGCGTGGGCATCAAGCTGTCGGCTGGGTTTTACTATCTGGCCCTGATTTCCCTGATTCTGACCGTGCTGGCGGTGGCGCGGGCGCGGGGCAGCGTGTTCGGGCGCTCGCTGATCGCCATTCGCGGCGGCGAGGATCTGGCGCGGAGTGCGGGCATAGATGTGTTTACGCACAAGCTGCGGGCCATGATGCTGTCTACGGCCATCGCAGGCTTTGCGGGCGGCGTGTATGCCGTGTACGTCGGCTTTCTGGGGTCGGCATCGGCTGGCCCCGTCATGACCTTTACAGTGCTGCTGTACCTGCTGGTGGGCGGGCTGGGCACATTGGCCGGGCCACTCATCGGGCCTGCGCTGATGTACACGCTGACCCAGAGCCTCAAGGGACTGCAAGATTACCAATACATCGTGTTCGGGCCCCTGCTCATCGTGCTGATCATGTTTGCGCCGCAGGGCTTGGCAGGCCTGTGGATGAAAGCGCAGGCCAAACGGGCCATGTCGGCGGTTACGGGCAAAAAGGGGGCCGAACGTGCTTGATTCTTCTGTTCAGACGGGCTCCGAACTGCTGCGTGTAGAGGGACTGGGTATCCGATTCGGCGGCCTGCACGCCGTTCGCGACGTCACGGCCACCATTCCGGCGGGCCAGATCACGGCCATCATCGGCCCCAACGGTGCGGGCAAAAGCACCTTCTTCAACCTGATTTCTGGGTTTTATCAGCCCACCACAGGCCGAATTATCTTTCAGGGTCAGGACATCACGCGCCTGAAAACGCATGAAGTGGTGGCGAGCGGCATGGCCCGCACCTTTCAGACCACCACCATCTACAAGGAACTGAGCGTGCTGGAAAACGCCATGATCGGCCACCGCGTGCGTACCCGCGCCGGTCTGCTGGACGCGCTGCTGAGGACTGGCCGCGAGCGCCGCGACGAACAGGAAAGCCGCGACGCCGCCCTCACCGCCCTGACCCGTGTGGGTATTGCCGCACACGCCGCCCGCCCTGCCGGAGCCATGACGCAGGAAGGCCAGAAGCGCGTGGGTATCGCTATGGCCCTCGCCAGCGACCCTAAATTGCTGCTGCTGGACGAACCCGCTGCCGGAATGAACCCCGAGGAAACTGTGAGCCTGATGGCCCTGATCCGCGAACTGGTGGCGGGCGGCCTGACCGTGATTCTGGTGGAACACAAAATGAGCCTCGTGATGAGCCTCGCCGACCACATTCTGGTACTGCATCACGGCCAGAAGATCAGCGAGGGCGTGCCCGCCCAGGTCAGCCGCGATCCGGCGGTCATCGAGGCGTATCTGGGATCACACGCGCACGGCGGGCAGATGGGCCAAGCGGCGGCACAGGCCAGCGCAGCGGCCACAGGAGAAACGCCCCATGCTTGAAATCCGTGATCTGAGTGTGAATTACGGCCACTTTACGGCCCTCCACAGCCTGAACCTGACCGTCAGCCCCGGAGAAATCGTGGTGATGCTGGGGGCCAACGGCGCGGGCAAAAGCACGCTGTTTCGCACCCTGTCGGGCTTGCAGCGGCCTTCCGGCGGCACGGCCACCTGGAACGGCGTTTCGTTGACCGGGGGCAAGCCTGAATTCAATGTTGCCAACGGGGTCGCGCAGTGCCCAGAAGGCCGCCTGCTGTTTCCCGAACTGAGTGTCGAAAAGAATCTGCGGCTGGGCGCGTTCGTTCACCGCAAAGACCCGGCAGGCACGGCCCGCGAGCTGGAGCGCGTCTACGAACTGTTTCCGGCCCTCGTGGAAAAGCGGAATGTGCAGGCAGGCAGCTTGTCGGGCGGGCAGCAACAGATGGTCGCCATTGCCCGCTCCCTGATGGCCCGGCCCAAATTGCTGCTGCTGGATGAGCCGTCGCTGGGCCTTGCGCCGCTGGTGGTGGAGCAGGTCTTTGAGGCCGTGCAACGCGTGAATGCGGCTGGCGTGGGCGTGCTGCTGGCCGAGCAAAACGCCTACGCTGCCCTCGGCATTGCCCACCGGGGGTATGTGCTGGAGGGAGGCCGCGTGAGCTTGCAGGGCAGCCAGCACGAGCTGATGACCGATGACCGGGTGCGGAGTGCTTACTTGGGAGTCTGAGGGGCAAAGAGATTGTTCAAGGGTCGAGGGGTTTAAGAAGGGCACGGTGAGGGGTGGCGGGGGCATTCTGAGTTGGCAGGTGAACCCTCTCACTGCTCCTCAATGCCCCCTGAGAGGTGGGGATGAAAGCTTTTTCGCTCCCCTCTTCGGGGGCCGTCTGCGAAGCAGACTGGGGGTTTAGCCTTCCAGGCCGGAGTGTAAGCATAGCCTTACGCTCCGCTCCCTTTTGGCTTACAGCCCGTCGCTACACTGGGTTCAGTCGCCCCCGAGTTGTCTGAATTGCGGGCAAGACTCCGGACGAGAGAACCGCCGTACCCGGTCAGGACAAGACGGCGCACCTGCGGAGGTGTTGAAACATGGCATGGATACTACTCGTCTTGGCTGGACTGTTGGAAGTGGGCTGGGCCATCGGCCTGAAATACACCGAGGGCTTTACGCGCCCGCTGCCGACTGCCCTCACGTTGGTGAGCATGATTGCCAGCATTGGCCTGCTGGGTCTGGCGACTAAAACGTTGCCGATTGGCACGGCTTATGGCGTATGGGTCGGCATTGGCGCAGTGGGGGCGGCTATTCTGGGCATCGTGTTGTTCAAGGAGCCTGCAAGTGCAGCCCGCCTCGGCTTTATGGCGCTGATGGTTGTGGCGATTATTGGGCTGAAGGTGACGAGTGGGCATTAGGGAAAGGATTTAGGCTAAGTTCTGGTGTCGCTCACACGTTTCCCCCCGCCCCCAGCCCCTGACCCCTTTGGGGGCGGGGGAGTTGGTCGCTGCGGTCGGCAGGATTGATCTTGTCGCGTTTTAAGTCGGCTGAATCCCTCACTTGAAGCGGAATCGCCACTCGTCTTTGAGATGGAATTGGCCCGCCCACTGCGTGGACGACGGCCTCACACGCATCTGGGCAGAATGATTCGGGTGGGCGGTGTCGTGGCGGTTGTTGCCTTCGGGCCCTCCGTTAGACCCTCCGACCCTAAACCCGGAGACCAGCCTTTCGCCCTTCCCGCCCCCTCACTTGAACCCGGTGCAACCCCTAGAGCAAGTGGCGTCTAGAATGGGGGCAAGGAGTGTTCCCTGAATGGCGTTAGATCGTTTTTTTCGCAGACGCCGCCCGCAGCAGCAAGCGGGCAGCGACATGCCAGACCTGTGGACGCAGTGTCCTGCGTGCAAGGAAAGTGTCTATAACCGCGACCTGGAGGCCAATCTCTGGGTGTGCCCCAAATGCAGCCACCACATTCGCCTGGAGGCGGGGCGGCGCGTGGAGGTGCTGCTCGATGAAGGTTCGTTCGTGCAGTTGTCGGGCCGCGTGCATCCCACCGATCCCCTGAAGTTTCAGGATACGGAGGCTTACGTAGACCGCCTGAGCCGCGCCCAGAAGAAAACGGGCCGCCCAGACGCGATTCTGACGGGCACAGGCAGCATTCTGGGGCTGCCCGTTACACTGGCGGTTATGGATTTCGCCTTCAGTGGCGGCAGCATGGGCAGTGTGGTGGGCGAGGAAATCAGCCGCGCCGCCGAACATGCTGCCGAAATCGGCACGCCGTTCGTGCTGGTGGCGGCCAGTGGCGGGGCCAGAATGCAGGAAAGTGCGCTGTCGCTGATGCAGATGGCAAAAACCACCGTGGCTCTGGAAAGTCTGACGGCGCGGGGCCTGCCCTACGTCAGTATCCTGACCGACCCCACCACCGGGGGCGTCACGGCCAGTTTTGCCACCATTGCCGACGTGATCATGGCCGAACCCGGTGCCCTGATCGGCTTCGCGGGGCCGCGTGTGATTCAGCAGACCATTCGCCAGAGTCTGCCCGAAGGGTTTCAGCGGGCCGAATTCTTGCTGGAACACGGCATGATCGACGATGTGGTCGACCGCCGCACCCACCGCACCTTTCTGGCCGGGCTGCTGGGTGTCCTGACCCGACGCGCCCCCGACGCCCCCCCAGCCGAACAGTCTGCCGAGCAATCCGCCGAGGCCCCCGCGTGATGACGACCCCACCCACCGACCTCAAAGCCACCCTCCTGAAGCTGGAAGCCCGCGTGCACGATCTGGAAGTGACGGCACGTGAAACCGGACAGAATCTGGATTCCACCATTCATTCCCTGCGGGCCGAGGTAGAACGCCTCAGAGCGGCCCCCACTCGGGCGTCCAATGCCCCCATGACGCGCTGGGAGCGGGTGCAACTGGCCCGCGCACCGGGGCGGCCTACCGCGCACGACTACACCGAGCGTCTGGTCACCGACTTCACCGAGTTGCACGGAGACCGCAATTTTGCCGATGACCACGCACTGATCGGCGGGCCGGGACGCTGGCAGGGCCGCCCCGTGATGCTCCTGATGCAGCAAAAAGGCCGCGACACCAAAAGCCGCGTGCGCCGCCGCTTTGGCATGAGCAATCCGGAGGGCTACCGCAAAGCTATGCGCCTGATGGATCTGGCCGACAAATTTGGTCTGCCCGTGGTGTGCCTGATCGACACTCCTGGCGCGTACCCCGGCATAGAGGCCGAGGAGCGCGGCCAGGCCTGGGCCATTGCCGAAAGCATTCAGCGGATGGTACGCCTGCGCGTGCCCGCCGTGTGCGCCGTGATCGGTGAGGGCGGCAGCGGCGGGGCGTTGGCCATCGGCGTGGGCAACCGCGTGCTGATTCAGGAAAATGCGTGGTACAGCGTCATTTCGCCCGAATCGTGCGCGGCGATCCTGTGGCGCGATTCGGCGCAGGCCCCCAAAGCCGCCGAAGCCCTGAAGCTGACGGCCCCCGATCTGCTGGAACTGGGCATCGTAGAAGAAGTGATCCGCGAACCTGTGGGCGGCGCACATCTGGACTTGGACGCTGCCGCTGCCGCACTGGGCGAGGCTGTGGGCCGCCATCTGGACGAACTGGGCCTGCTGAACGAGCAAGAGCTGAAAGCGCAACGGGCCGCACGTTTCCGGGCGCTGGGAGCCTATACCGAGAGCTGAAACGGGTGAGCAAGCCTCAGTCGGGAGCCTGTCCGGGCGCTCTCGGCTGTTTTGCTGTGGTGCTGATTGCTCTTTGCGCCCTATCTTGTACTCACTACAAATCAGGGCAACATAGCTTCTGCCTGCGCGGTATGGGCGGACTGGGGCCACCAAAGGGGTGAATGGGTGAGGATACTGGGACGGTTGGGAAGGGGTCTGCTGTGGCTGATTCTGGTGGTATTGGTGCTGGTGCTGGCAGCAGTGCTGTGGCTGCGGGGTACGTCCAGCCCGCGTGTTTCGGGAAGCGTGACCTTACCAGGCGTATCGGGCAAAGTGACCATTACGCGCGACGCCTGGGGCGTGCCGCACATCCGGGCCACCGCCAGGGATGAAGACGCCGTGTTCGCGCTGGGCTTCGTACATGCCCAGGATCGCGCCTGGCAACTGGATTTCCAGCGGCGGGTGACTCAGGGCCGCCTGTCGGAAGTGTTGGGTGCCCCCGCACTCGGTCAGGACAAATTTTTGCGGACATGGGGCTTTTACCGCGCGGCCCAGTCGGCCTTGCCTGCCCTGTCTGAGCGCAGCAAGCGCATGGTGGCCGCGTATACGGCGGGCGTGAATGCAGGCTTTAAGCAGGGCAAAACCGCCCCCGAGTTCCGCATTCTGGGCTACACGCCTGAACCGTGGACAGACGTGGACAGCATTGCCTGGAGCAAGTTGATGGCCTTCGATCTGGGGGGCAATTACGAGGACGAGGTGTTGGGCGCACGCACGGTCAAGCGCCTGGGCGAAAGCGGGCTGAATGAAATCATGCCGCCGTACCCCAAAGACGGCACGACCATCCTGAGTGCCGATGAATTGCCCGCCGGAACCACCGCGCAGACCCGCGCCCCGGCGTTGGCAGCGGCTCCCACCTTGCCGGATTCGACCGTTGCCGCCCTGCGCACTCACCTTGCAGCGGCGCGGGAACTGGGGATGCAGGCTGTACCGGGCAAGGGCAGCAACGACTGGGTGATGGCCGGAAGCCGAACGGCCAGCGGCAAACCCATCCTGGCCGACGATCCCCACCTGTCTCTGACCAGCCCGATGCTGTGGTATCTGGCCGACATTCAGGGGCCGACGCTGAAATCTATCGGGGCCAGCATTCCCGGCCTGCCCGCCATCGTAATCGGGCGCAATGAGCGCGTGGCGTGGGGCGTAACCAACGTGAATCCCGATGTGCAGGACTTGTACATCGAACCCCAAGGAACAAAGTTGACCGAACGCACCGAAATCATCAAGGTCAAGGGGGCGGAAGACGTGCAACTGGTGGTGCGCGAGAGCAGTCACGGCCCGATCATCAGCGACGTGGGGGCTGCCGACGTGGGGCCGCGTGTGGCCCTGAAATGGACGGCGCTGCAACCCGGCGACACCACCATGGACGCCTTCATGGGCCTGAATTACGCGCAGAATTGGACAGAATTCGTGGGAGCGCTCAAGAGTTACGTGGGGCCAAGTCAGAACTTCGTGTACGCCGATGTAGACGGCAATACGGGCTATTACGCACCGGGCCGCGTGCCGATTCGCAGCGGCTGGGATGGTTCGTTGCCCGTGTCCGGCGACGGTTCCCGCGAGTGGACTGGCTACCTGCCCTTCGAGCAATTGCCGCATACCTACAATCCTGCCGACGGCCTGGTGGTCACGGCCAACAACCGCGTGACGCCGGATGCCTACCGCTTCGACCTCGCCAATGTTCGCAACTGGGCCGAGCCGTACCGCGCCGAGCGGATTACCGAATTGCTGACCGCCAAAGCGCAGGGCTGGACGGTGGATGAGGTGCGGAAGGTGCAACTGGACACCCAAAGTCTGGTGTGGGAGGGGCTGAAACCGCTGTTGCTGGCCGCCCGCCCCGACGGAGACCTGAGCACGCGGGCGTTGGAGCAATTGCGCGGTTGGGATGGCAACCAAACCGTGTCCAGCGTACCCAGCCTGATCTTTGAAGCATGGCTGATGAAATTGCAGGGCATGGCCCGCGACGAACTCGGCAACGAGACTCAGATCAACAGTCTGGCCGTGCTGAACCAACTCAAATCAGACGGCGACCTGTGCCAGAACGAGAGTGTGGGTCAGGGGGCGGCCCTGACCAACTGCGCCGCCACTCTGACCGCGACCCTCAAGCAGGCCGTAGACGACCTCAGCACCCGCCTCGGCTCCGATGTGAGTGGCTGGAGCGCGGGCAAGCTGCACACCGTTGCCAGCAATCACCGCGCTTTTGGCAACGTGTCGGCGCTGTCCTGGCTGTTCAATCACAGCGCCCCCACCCCCGGCGGCACCAACACGGTCAATGTGGCCCGTCCCGAAGTCGGCACTTACCGCCAGACGCATGGGGCCAGCTACCGCCAGATCGTAGACCTCAGCGACCCCAACCGCAGCCTGTACGTGGGCAGCCTCGGCCAGAGCGGAAACCCGCTGGGGAGCAACGTGTCCGACCAACAAAAAATGTGGGTGGCGGGCGAATAT from Deinococcus sp. QL22 encodes:
- a CDS encoding branched-chain amino acid ABC transporter permease; the encoded protein is MSTFLQQLFNALALGGVYALVALGLTLVYGVMRVPNFAHGGLYMLGAYLSYAVLTGLGWGYVPALLISALGVALLAAFMERVIFYPMRDAPHVHSMIAALGMLFFLEAAVQLIWGPDFKQITEPVPGIVNVGGVIITWQRLLVIGASVLTMIGLNYFLKRTLTGATIEAMSQNREGARLVGVNTNRVGMLTFAISGALAAAAATLIAPIISVSPSMGEVMNLKVFAIIILGGMGSVPGAIVGAFLLALAEVFGGYYISLDFSDVIGFAMLVLVLAIRPQGLFKRGN
- the sugE gene encoding quaternary ammonium compound efflux SMR transporter SugE is translated as MAWILLVLAGLLEVGWAIGLKYTEGFTRPLPTALTLVSMIASIGLLGLATKTLPIGTAYGVWVGIGAVGAAILGIVLFKEPASAARLGFMALMVVAIIGLKVTSGH
- a CDS encoding penicillin acylase family protein yields the protein MRILGRLGRGLLWLILVVLVLVLAAVLWLRGTSSPRVSGSVTLPGVSGKVTITRDAWGVPHIRATARDEDAVFALGFVHAQDRAWQLDFQRRVTQGRLSEVLGAPALGQDKFLRTWGFYRAAQSALPALSERSKRMVAAYTAGVNAGFKQGKTAPEFRILGYTPEPWTDVDSIAWSKLMAFDLGGNYEDEVLGARTVKRLGESGLNEIMPPYPKDGTTILSADELPAGTTAQTRAPALAAAPTLPDSTVAALRTHLAAARELGMQAVPGKGSNDWVMAGSRTASGKPILADDPHLSLTSPMLWYLADIQGPTLKSIGASIPGLPAIVIGRNERVAWGVTNVNPDVQDLYIEPQGTKLTERTEIIKVKGAEDVQLVVRESSHGPIISDVGAADVGPRVALKWTALQPGDTTMDAFMGLNYAQNWTEFVGALKSYVGPSQNFVYADVDGNTGYYAPGRVPIRSGWDGSLPVSGDGSREWTGYLPFEQLPHTYNPADGLVVTANNRVTPDAYRFDLANVRNWAEPYRAERITELLTAKAQGWTVDEVRKVQLDTQSLVWEGLKPLLLAARPDGDLSTRALEQLRGWDGNQTVSSVPSLIFEAWLMKLQGMARDELGNETQINSLAVLNQLKSDGDLCQNESVGQGAALTNCAATLTATLKQAVDDLSTRLGSDVSGWSAGKLHTVASNHRAFGNVSALSWLFNHSAPTPGGTNTVNVARPEVGTYRQTHGASYRQIVDLSDPNRSLYVGSLGQSGNPLGSNVSDQQKMWVAGEYLPMSTDAKDWGKTLTLTLEAGK
- a CDS encoding branched-chain amino acid ABC transporter permease, whose translation is MLSKTQPGNAGAGRFKLGTWGWVAVFVVAALLPLLGPSGYLLDIGINIMIYAMLAYGMNVLLGYTGQLPLAHAGFFGIGAYTVGILTLKAGWSFWLAWPVAVALCAVLGLLLGLVAFRTKGDAFSIFTLGVGVIIMLVINKWDTLTGGNEGLNGINPPAGLEALSQGVGIKLSAGFYYLALISLILTVLAVARARGSVFGRSLIAIRGGEDLARSAGIDVFTHKLRAMMLSTAIAGFAGGVYAVYVGFLGSASAGPVMTFTVLLYLLVGGLGTLAGPLIGPALMYTLTQSLKGLQDYQYIVFGPLLIVLIMFAPQGLAGLWMKAQAKRAMSAVTGKKGAERA
- the accD gene encoding acetyl-CoA carboxylase, carboxyltransferase subunit beta, whose product is MALDRFFRRRRPQQQAGSDMPDLWTQCPACKESVYNRDLEANLWVCPKCSHHIRLEAGRRVEVLLDEGSFVQLSGRVHPTDPLKFQDTEAYVDRLSRAQKKTGRPDAILTGTGSILGLPVTLAVMDFAFSGGSMGSVVGEEISRAAEHAAEIGTPFVLVAASGGARMQESALSLMQMAKTTVALESLTARGLPYVSILTDPTTGGVTASFATIADVIMAEPGALIGFAGPRVIQQTIRQSLPEGFQRAEFLLEHGMIDDVVDRRTHRTFLAGLLGVLTRRAPDAPPAEQSAEQSAEAPA
- a CDS encoding acetyl-CoA carboxylase carboxyltransferase subunit alpha → MTTPPTDLKATLLKLEARVHDLEVTARETGQNLDSTIHSLRAEVERLRAAPTRASNAPMTRWERVQLARAPGRPTAHDYTERLVTDFTELHGDRNFADDHALIGGPGRWQGRPVMLLMQQKGRDTKSRVRRRFGMSNPEGYRKAMRLMDLADKFGLPVVCLIDTPGAYPGIEAEERGQAWAIAESIQRMVRLRVPAVCAVIGEGGSGGALAIGVGNRVLIQENAWYSVISPESCAAILWRDSAQAPKAAEALKLTAPDLLELGIVEEVIREPVGGAHLDLDAAAAALGEAVGRHLDELGLLNEQELKAQRAARFRALGAYTES
- a CDS encoding ABC transporter ATP-binding protein yields the protein MLEIRDLSVNYGHFTALHSLNLTVSPGEIVVMLGANGAGKSTLFRTLSGLQRPSGGTATWNGVSLTGGKPEFNVANGVAQCPEGRLLFPELSVEKNLRLGAFVHRKDPAGTARELERVYELFPALVEKRNVQAGSLSGGQQQMVAIARSLMARPKLLLLDEPSLGLAPLVVEQVFEAVQRVNAAGVGVLLAEQNAYAALGIAHRGYVLEGGRVSLQGSQHELMTDDRVRSAYLGV
- a CDS encoding ABC transporter ATP-binding protein, with the translated sequence MLDSSVQTGSELLRVEGLGIRFGGLHAVRDVTATIPAGQITAIIGPNGAGKSTFFNLISGFYQPTTGRIIFQGQDITRLKTHEVVASGMARTFQTTTIYKELSVLENAMIGHRVRTRAGLLDALLRTGRERRDEQESRDAALTALTRVGIAAHAARPAGAMTQEGQKRVGIAMALASDPKLLLLDEPAAGMNPEETVSLMALIRELVAGGLTVILVEHKMSLVMSLADHILVLHHGQKISEGVPAQVSRDPAVIEAYLGSHAHGGQMGQAAAQASAAATGETPHA